A DNA window from Fragaria vesca subsp. vesca linkage group LG3, FraVesHawaii_1.0, whole genome shotgun sequence contains the following coding sequences:
- the LOC101308354 gene encoding nucleolar complex protein 3 homolog — protein MRNKKKIILPPQLPPDISEDEIEVSDEDKAFVSENKDYAGFLSTLDTTSITKHVTRVADVKEDTLEALYEQRRKKSSQKEKEGSGIEVDPVDALPIKDSSGNLHYLKAPKNSKPPENDLEEPGQDDEDDAVDKGIVKLTKAERRAKLKKLKKEAKKHGKDSATPEVEVQVEVEPTPQAAVLDEVKKDLTAEEGFESKKHKLAELGIALLADPEANIKSLKDMLQICKDKDYAIVKLGLLSLLAVFKDLIPGYRIRLPTEKELEMKVSKDVKKMRLYESTLLNTYKAYLQRLAALEKQPSFQHVAFRCICTLLDAVPYFNFREDLLGIVIKNISSSDDVVRKLCCSTVRSLFTNEGKHGGEATVEAVRLIANYVKARNCQLHPDSIEVFLSLSFYEDLGRAAKEDDKNKSKNKRGKKRKDHEDPRQKKENDKKRSRQEQLLKTREEVAADYKAVAYTPDVMERRRMQTETLSAVFETYFRILKHTMQSSAVRSEANLGVSTGASEPYPLLAPCLQGLGKFSHLIDLDFMGDLINSLRKLASGGGDTDRSSKCLTVSERLRCCIVAFRVMKSNLDALNVDLQDFFVQLYNIILEYRPGRDQGEVLAEALKIMLCEDRQHDMQKAAAFVKRLATFSLCFGSAESMAALVTLKHLLLKNVKCRNLLENDAGGGSVSGLIAKYHPEASDPNLSGALASVLWELNLLSKHYHPGVSSMVSSISSMNTAHSNQVYLSTITPQQAFLDFSLEKPGSFKFQGDIRKSNNKRKRGTGSSISTGMEPSEYTTSIDEDEVKKKLSAHFMVLRDIKENQRLRAELQSTTSSIELYDGYKKQKKKAKKPQTKKIKILTQ, from the exons ATGAGGAATAAGAAGAAGATAATCCTACCTCCACAGCTCCCGCCGGACATCTCCGAAGACGAAATCGAAGTCTCCGACGAGGACAAGGCCTTCGTCAGTGAGAACAAGGACTACGCCGGCTTCCTCTCCACATTAGACACCACCTCCATCACCAA GCATGTTACTCGTGTTGCTGATGTAAAGGAGGATACTTTGGAAGCTTTGTATGAACAGCGAAGAAAGAAGTCCTCACAGAAAGAAAAGGAGGGTAGTGGGATTGAAGTTGATCCTGTTGATGCTCTTCCCATAAAAGACTCATCTGGAAATCTCCATTATCTAAAAG CACCAAAGAACTCAAAACCACCTGAAAATGATCTGGAGGAACCTGGTCAGGATGATGAGGATGATGCTGTAGATAAAGGCATAGTTAAGTTGACAAAGGCTGAAAGGAGGGCAAAACTTAAGAAACTCAAGAAAGAGGCAAAAAAACATGGAAAAGATTCTGCTACACCTGAAGTTGAAGTTCAAGTTGAAGTTGAACCAACCCCACAAGCAGCAGTGCTG GACGAGGTTAAAAAAGATCTTACTGCTGAAGAAGGATTTGAAAGTAAGAAGCACAAACTTGCAGAGTTGGGAATTGCTCTACTTGCTGATCCAGAGGCAAACATTAAATCCCTGAAGGACATGTTGCAAATCTGTAAAGATAAGGACTATGCAATTGTCAAACTTGGACTCCTATCTTTGTTGGCTGTCTTTAAAGACCTAATTCCTGG GTACCGCATCAGGCTTCCCACAGAGAAGGAGTTGGAGATGAAGGTTTCAAAGGATGTTAAGAAAATGCGGCTTTATGAATCAACACTTCTGAACACATACAAG GCATACTTGCAGAGGTTGGCAGCCTTAGAAAAGCAACCCTCATTTCAGCATGTGGCATTTCGCTGTATCTGTACTTTACTTGATGCAGTACCCTATTTCAATTTCCGGGAGGACTTGTTAGGGATTGTTATAAAAAACATAAGCTCCTCGGATGATGTTGTAAG GAAACTATGTTGTTCTACTGTAAGGTCGCTTTTCACAAACGAGGGAAAACATGGTGGCGAAGCTACTGTGGAGGCTGTTCGTTTAATCGCAAATTATGTGAAAGCTCGTAATTGTCAACTGCATCCTGATTCCATTGAG GTTTTCTTGTCTCTGTCATTCTATGAGGATCTTGGGAGGGCTGCAAAAGAAGATGATAAAAATAAATCCAAAAACAAAAGAGGTAAAAAAAGAAAGGATCATGAGGATCCACGCCAAAAGAAAGAAAATGACAAAAAAAGGAGTAGGCAAGAACAACTGCTCAAGACCAGGGAGGAG GTTGCTGCTGATTACAAGGCGGTTGCTTATACCCCAGATGTAATGGAACGGAGAAGAATGCAGACAGAGACACTTTCAGCTGTATTTGAAACATATTTTCGCATATTGAAGCACACAATGCAGTCATCAGCTGTCAG ATCAGAAGCAAATCTTGGTGTATCGACCGGTGCATCTGAGCCCTACCCTTTACTTGCTCCCTGTCTGCAAGGATTAGGAAAGTTTTCACACCTAATTGACTTGGATTTCATGGGTGATCTGATAAACTCTCTGAGAAAGCTTGCTTCTGGTGGTGGTGATACTGATAGAAGTTCAAAATGTTTGACTGTATCTGAGCGTCTGCGATGCTGCATTGTCGCATTCAGAGTGATGAAGAGCAATCTTGATGCCTTGAATGTTGATCTACAGGACTTCTTCGTCCAGCTTTACAATATTATACTCGAATATAGGCCTGGAAG AGATCAGGGTGAAGTATTAGCTGAAGCTCTCAAGATAATGCTGTGTGAAGATAGACAGCATGACATGCAGAAGGCTGCTGCTTTTGTAAAGCGTCTAGCAACATTCTCGTTATGTTTTGGGTCTGCAGAGTCCATGGCTG CCTTGGTTACCTTAAAGCATCTTCTTCTGAAGAATGTCAAGTGCCGAAACCTGTTAGAGAATGACGCTGGAGGTGGCTCAGTGTCCGGTTTAATTGCG AAATATCATCCTGAAGCTTCAGACCCCAATTTAAGTGGTGCTCTTGCTTCGGTTCTTTGGGAGCTTAATCTTCTCTCCAAGCATTATCATCCAGGTGTTTCAAGTATGGTTTCCAGTATATCTAGTATGAACACTGCTCACTCAAACCAAGTCTATCTCTCTACCATTACTCCTCAGCAAGCCTTCTTGGACTTCTCCTTGGAGAAACCAGGGTCATTCAAGTTCCAGGGTGACATTAGAAAGTCAAATAACAAGAGGAAAAGAGGAACAGGCTCTTCTATATCTACTGGGATGGAGCCATCCGAATATACAACTTCAATCGATGAAGATGAAGTGAAAAAGAAACTTTCTGCTCATTTTATGGTTCTTCGAGACATAAAGGAGAATCAAAGATTGAGGGCCGAGCTGCAAAGTACTACATCATCCATAGAGCTATATGATGGGTATAAGAAGCAGAAGAAAAAGGCTAAAAAGCCCCAAACCAAGAAAATTAAAATTTTGACACAGTGA
- the LOC101291224 gene encoding uncharacterized protein LOC101291224 produces MAAEVSSLFRVLSGYNDDQQHLSMGSESSGDKSTALITRDLLGGGSSSSSKLSNESQELDLDLQVPNGWEKRLDLKSGKVYLQRSSAVSISDHQSHRNPTVPMMQDLNLNFPPSPSSKTPLKLFDDTSTSLELKLVSSSSSPPPQQPSPCNFQSLCTLDKVKSALERAEREPIKKRATSLWKSSLSSSPSYASSSSSIKETQEEDSEFSSPFAAGCPGCLSYVLIMRNNPKCPRCNSVIPMPMSKKSRIDLNRTN; encoded by the exons ATGGCTGCTGAGGTTAGCTCTCTGTTTCGGGTCCTCAGTGGCTACAACGATGATCAACAACATCTTAGCATGGGTAGTGAATCCAGTGGTGACAAATCAACGGCTCTGATTACAAGAGACTTGCTTGGTGGCGGGTCTTCTTCTTCTTCCAAGCTTTCAAACGAGTCTCAGGAACTCGACCTCGATTTACAGGTCCCTAATGGCTGGGAAAAGCGCCTAGACTTGAAG TCAGGGAAAGTGTATCTTCAAAGGTCCAGTGCTGTTTCGATCTCGGATCATCAAAGCCACCGCAATCCAACAGTTCCCATGATGCAAGACCTGAACTTGAACTTTCCGCCATCACCATCCTCGAAAACCCCGTTAAAACTCTTTGATGATACGAGCACTAGCCTTGAATTGAAGCTAGTATCCTCATCCTCATCACCACCACCTCAGCAGCCATCTCCTTGCAATTTCCAGAGTCTGTGCACCTTGGACAAAGTAAAGTCTGCACTGGAAAGGGCTGAGAGAGAACCGATCAAGAAGCGCGCCACTTCCTTGTGGAAGTCTTCATTGTCATCCTCGCCATCTTACGCATCCTCTTCGTCTTCCATCAAGGAAACTCAGGAGGAGGACAGTGAATTTTCTTCTCCTTTCGCAGCGGGGTGTCCTGGCTGCTTGTCATATGTTCTGATCATGAGAAATAACCCGAAATGTCCTAGGTGCAATTCAGTGATTCCAATGCCCATGTCAAAGAAATCTCGAATTGATCTCAACAGAACAAACTGA
- the LOC101308648 gene encoding sedoheptulose-1,7-bisphosphatase, chloroplastic-like, with protein METSVACYARGAFPRNVSSSQHSTSLMSPASISPSFNAKVLRTSSLFGESLRLVPKSSLRALKTKNSSVAPKCAIGDSLEEFLTKATPDKSLISLLLAMGEAIRTIGYKVRTASCGGTACVNSFGDEQLAVDMLADKLLFEALTYSHVCKYACSEEVPELQDMGGPVEGGFSVAFDPLDGSSIVDTNFTVGTIFGVWPGDKLTGVTGADQVAAAMGIYGPRTTYVLAIKGFPGTHEFLLLDEGKWQHVKETTEIGEGKMFSPGNLRATFDNPDYGKLIDYYVKEKYTLRYTGGMVPDVNQIIVKEKGVFTNVISPTTKAKLRLLFEVAPLGLLIENAGGYSSDGHKSVLDKVIVNLDDRTQVAYGSKNEIIRFEETLYGSSRLKEAVPVGAAA; from the exons ATGGAGACCAGTGTTGCATGCTATGCCAGAGGAGCTTTCCCGCGTAATGTTTCATCATCTCAGCATTCGACCTCGTTGATGTCTCCAGCTTCCATCTCTCCTTCTTTCAATGCTAAG GTTTTGAGAACAAGCTCCCTATTTGGGGAATCATTGCGTCTGGTTCCGAAATCATCCCTTAGAGCTTTGAAGACAAAGAACAGTTCTGTTGCACCAAAATGCGCAATCGGGGATAGCTTG GAAGAGTTTCTAACAAAGGCAACCCCGGATAAGTCACTGATTTCATTGTTGTTGGCAATGGGAGAAGCAATAAGAACGATTGGATACAAAGTGAGGACAGCTTCTTGTGGTGGAACTGCATGTGTCAATAGCTTTGGAGATGAGCAGCTTGCTGTTGATATGCTTGCTGATAAGCTTCTATTCGAG GCCTTAACTTACTCACACGTCTGCAAATATGCTTGTTCCGAAGAAGTTCCTGAGCTCCAAGACATGGGAGGTCCAGTTGAAG GTGGATTCAGTGTTGCCTTTGATCCGCTTGATGGATCGAGTATTGTGGACACAAACTTCACAGTGGGGACTATCTTTGGGGTGTGGCCGGGAGATAAGTTAACTGGGGTTACCGGAGCTGACCAAGTAGCTGCAGCCATGGGGATTTACGGACCTCGAACAACTTATGTTCTTGCTATTAAAGGCTTCCCCGGCACCCACGAGTTCCTTCTTCTTGATGAAG GAAAGTGGCAACATGTCAAGGAGACAACAGAAATTGGTGAAGGAAAGATGTTCTCCCCTGGAAATTTGAGAGCCACATTTGACAACCCTGACTACGGCAAG CTAATTGACTACTACGTGAAAGAGAAGTACACACTGAGATACACCGGAGGAATGGTTCCCGACGTTAACCAG ATTATTGTAAAGGAGAAGGGTGTCTTCACAAATGTGATATCCCCAACAACCAAGGCAAAACTGAGACTGTTATTTGAGGTGGCTCCATTAGGACTGTTGATTGAGAATGCCGGAGGTTACAGTAGTGATGGGCACAAGTCTGTGCTGGACAAGGTCATCGTCAATCTTGATGACCGGACCCAAGTCGCTTACGGATCCAAGAACGAGATTATCCGATTCGAAGAAACTCTATATGGATCATCCAGGCTCAAGGAAGCAGTGCCTGTTGGAGCTGCTGCTTAA